TTTTTCCAGCTTTCTACCAGTTCTAAAAAACGGGAGTTTTCAAAAGTTTTATTTCTTATTTTTCCTACGGAAAATATTCCTTTCTCATCTGAAATCATTAAAATTTCTTCGGCTTTCTGAGATTCAAAAGCAATTATTTCGTGCTCCTGAATATCAGCAAGATTGTTCTTATGTAAAAAAGTAACAAAATTTTCCATTAAGGGAGAGATATAAGCCCCTTCAGTCTGTTTTGGAACTTTAATCACATTGCCTTCCAGAAAAAGAAGATTCCCCGTGGTTGTACGTGCAATCCTTTTATTGGGATTCAAAAGGATTACATCATCTAGGTCATTTTCCTGCGCATAGATTCCTCCGTAGATATTCTCCGGACAATGTACTCTGAGGTTGCTTAAAAGATTATTGTTTACATTAATCTCTTTAATAAGATCAAGTTCCTGCGGTCTCTGATGAACTGCCAACACATCATCC
This genomic window from Chryseobacterium sp. MEBOG06 contains:
- a CDS encoding aminotransferase class IV, whose amino-acid sequence is MKNRYFTSDELNVKNRAFLFGDSVKVSFFVKNGRLIMDEECYFFLMASMRKMRMNIPLTYTLEFFQLLFQKDIIDGEGVKDGIINFQVFRNNDGLTLAKSTISYFYEVVEMDDVLAVHQRPQELDLIKEINVNNNLLSNLRVHCPENIYGGIYAQENDLDDVILLNPNKRIARTTTGNLLFLEGNVIKVPKQTEGAYISPLMENFVTFLHKNNLADIQEHEIIAFESQKAEEILMISDEKGIFSVGKIRNKTFENSRFLELVESWKNSFNS